In a genomic window of Candidatus Margulisiibacteriota bacterium:
- a CDS encoding alpha/beta fold hydrolase, giving the protein MKQILFLLLFSFLFASTPDFYQNLLIKEASLNVRESGHSYYLQHPSNNKVALLVHGYTSNPTETLNLGNYLYNQCFDVFAIRLTGHGTTPEDLKNTKWQEWYSSATEAYVFCSENYKNVYVFGVSAGALVGLKLAENYNINGLVVAGTFLYLNSNAKYAYWLYPITKLLHIPLGHIDVPIPPERQHITYLRNPIDSAVQLSYFAKNVKKQLSKVTCPILIMHYPNDDVADPKSAHYVYNKVKSANKKLVWAGKEHSFLIDTDKSLYKKISDWYLGL; this is encoded by the coding sequence ATGAAACAAATCCTTTTCCTTTTATTATTTTCCTTCCTCTTTGCCTCAACTCCTGATTTCTACCAAAACCTGCTAATTAAAGAAGCCTCACTCAACGTTAGAGAGTCTGGACATTCATATTATTTACAACATCCATCCAACAATAAAGTAGCCTTACTTGTCCATGGTTACACTTCCAATCCAACAGAAACATTAAACTTAGGGAACTATCTTTATAACCAATGTTTTGATGTGTTCGCAATAAGGTTAACAGGTCACGGTACTACTCCGGAAGATTTAAAGAATACAAAATGGCAAGAGTGGTATTCTTCAGCAACTGAAGCCTATGTTTTTTGCTCAGAAAACTATAAAAATGTTTATGTGTTTGGTGTGTCAGCTGGTGCACTTGTTGGGCTAAAGCTAGCAGAGAATTATAACATCAACGGTTTAGTTGTTGCTGGAACATTCCTGTATCTAAATTCCAATGCTAAATATGCTTACTGGCTGTATCCGATAACAAAACTACTACATATTCCATTAGGACATATAGATGTTCCTATACCGCCTGAAAGACAACATATCACTTATCTTAGAAATCCTATAGATTCCGCTGTTCAGCTTTCTTATTTTGCCAAAAACGTCAAAAAACAACTTAGTAAAGTAACTTGTCCAATACTTATAATGCATTACCCTAACGATGATGTGGCAGATCCGAAATCAGCGCACTATGTTTATAATAAGGTTAAGTCGGCTAATAAAAAATTAGTGTGGGCTGGCAAAGAGCATTCGTTTTTGATAGATACAGATAAAAGTTTATATAAGAAAATTAGTGATTGGTATTTGGGATTGTGA
- a CDS encoding tetratricopeptide repeat protein encodes MKKILIGIIILIFSFTYVCAANSKNALAYYNAGDAKAVLKDYLEAIDDYSKAIELDPKYAAAYNNRGVAKDDLQNYTGAIKDYNKAIELNPKYAGAYYNRGLSKYNLQDYTGAIKDYNKAIEFNPKDAGAYYNRGIAKDNLQDYTGAIKDYTRAIELNTKYVDAYYNRGNIKAKLKDYKGAIKDYTKAIELNPKYAEAYHNRGLAKYYSGDKHGALSDLKKAGELGDMTAYEAIQEISKK; translated from the coding sequence ATGAAAAAAATATTAATAGGAATAATAATTTTAATTTTTTCTTTTACTTATGTGTGTGCAGCTAACTCCAAAAATGCATTAGCTTATTATAATGCAGGGGATGCTAAGGCTGTCCTAAAAGATTACTTAGAGGCTATTGATGATTATTCTAAGGCTATAGAGTTAGACCCTAAATATGCAGCTGCTTACAATAACCGAGGGGTTGCTAAAGATGACCTACAAAACTACACAGGAGCTATTAAAGACTATAACAAAGCAATAGAGCTTAACCCTAAATATGCAGGAGCTTATTATAACAGAGGGCTTTCTAAATATAATCTACAAGACTACACGGGAGCTATTAAAGACTATAACAAAGCAATAGAATTTAACCCTAAAGATGCAGGGGCTTACTATAACCGAGGAATTGCTAAAGATAACCTACAAGACTACACGGGAGCTATTAAAGATTATACTCGAGCTATAGAACTTAACACTAAATATGTAGATGCTTACTATAACAGAGGAAATATTAAAGCTAAACTAAAAGATTACAAAGGGGCTATTAAGGACTATACCAAAGCAATAGAACTTAACCCTAAATATGCTGAGGCTTACCATAACAGAGGGCTTGCTAAATACTATTCTGGCGATAAACATGGAGCATTATCTGATTTAAAAAAAGCAGGTGAATTAGGTGATATGACAGCTTACGAAGCTATACAGGAAATTTCAAAGAAGTAA